AGTTCTCCTAAAAGGACCGCGATGACTGCCAAATGCGCCGGGACCTGTTGCTGTCTGGCGTAGTTGGATAGGGACACGCGATTCATGTTCAAGAGGTCGGCGAACGCAGTCAGCGTTAGCCCCGCTTTCCGCACGTTCCGGTGGAATTCGTCGTACTTCACGCAGGCAATCATACTTGGGAATTCTTCACCAAGCTATGAATTTGTGTCACAAATTAGTGACATTTGAGTGCGCCGACAGTTCGGCTATACCCGCGACCCGCAACCGTGTCTGGTTGCCCCGCCCGAGGCTTGAATCGCCCCGGGATTCCCGGAAGCGGACCCAGTCGAGTGTGGCCAGCTCGACGGCCTCGTGGTATTGCCAAGACTTCTGGTAGATCACCTCGACCTTGTACAACCCGTTGATCGCCTCGGCCAGTACATTCTCATGGCTGTCGCCGACGCTGCCGACGGACGGCGCTGTGATGGATCAGCGCCTCCTCGCTGTCTTTTGCGTCGGGCATGCAGCGCCTGTTCCAGCGCGTCGAGCGCTAAGTCCGTGCGGGCCGAGCTGGAGACCTTCCAGCCCACGATGCGGCTTGCTCGTCGATAAAAGATAAAAGGGGGACGGAGGCAATTAAGAGACGTGATTACCTCCGTCCACTTTGATTGACGCCCAGATCAGGTTGATCGACGACGCAGGGTTCGGATCGACGCGTGGCCAGGTAGAGTCCGACAAGGCCCACTGCTGTGCTGTCCATGATGCGCACTGCGTTGGCCAGTTCTGCGTCGCTGCAGCTGAAGTTGCCGCACCAGTAGGCCCGGCAGAGGGGGCCATCAATGTCGATATGCTCGTCCATGGCTGTCACGTTCGCGCAGTTTGGACCTCGCGGATATCAGCGGCTGGATCGGGGTTCTGTAGGTGCTTGCCACTGGTGGGGTCGGGCATTGCTGCGCCCGGCCAAAACAGCTTTGGGAAGACGAGCTGGCCTCTTCTAAGTCACCGCTTTCCGTGCTCGGACATCTGCAGTAGCTCGGTGATGTCACCTTCCAAGACTTGGGCTAGCAGCTCAAGACCATCGATGGAAACGTCGGTAGCGCGGCGTTTAAGCCGCGGTACGCGCGTCCGAGGGAATTCGGTCGTATTGGCCTGATGCCTTCTGCTTGGCGGGGCCGACCTAAAAGGCATCTGTCTCCAAGACAGAACAGACCCATTTCTTGATTGGTAAGACAACGTGTCCTGCTCTTAAGCCACTCGCTAGCGGGAGGCCCGGCCTGCTGAACTTGGTCCACGAACAGCAATCGCCTTCTCAAACCGCCTTACAAAGCCAACTAGGTCCTGATCGCAGGCTTGGCAATATTCGCGCAGTTGCAGCAAGTCCAGCCGTCGTCCACCTCGTTCGACGTCGCTGATATAGGACTGTGATCGCTCCAACAGCGAGGCCAGTTCGGCCTGCTTCAGACCAGCCTTGTTCCTGACTTCAATTAGCAGTTCAAGCAGCGTTTGGTATTCGGGTTTGTGGATCGACTTGGCGGGCATTGTGGCGTCATGACTGGAAGGCCACGCCCACCCTATATCCGGTTTTTCGGTATCTGAAAAACAGATACATATGAATGGATATGCTCGCGATCCGCTTCCTTCTAAAGGGCGAGTCGGTTAGGCCCACCAGCGATCTTCTCCTCAAACCGGCTCACAAAGCCGACTAAGTCTTGGTCGCAGGCCAAGCAGAAGTCGCGTAGTTGGAGCAGATCCATCCTTCGAGAACCGCGCTCGACGTCGCTGACATATGACTGCTTTCTCCCCAGCAGTGCGGCCAGATCGGCCTGGTTTGGGTGGGCTTTGATGCGCATCTCGCGTAGCAGCCCCTGCAGCACTTTGTACTCAGCTTTGTGGATCGATTTGGGAGACATCACGGCTTCTCAGATGGTAGGCCGCACCCAACCTATATCTGGTTTCCAAATATCTGAAAAGCAGATATGATCATTCCTGCGGGGGCACCGACTTGCTGACGGGTTCATGCCGGGGACGGTCGGCGGGACACGCCGGTCGGCCGAGGGTGCTGACCAGCAGATATAGCCGCCACCTGTGCAAGCCATAAATGGGACAGAGCTTTGCCGACGACCTTGCCAACTCCGGGGTATGACCGGACTG
This window of the Rhodanobacter soli genome carries:
- a CDS encoding helix-turn-helix domain-containing protein, with the protein product MPAKSIHKPEYQTLLELLIEVRNKAGLKQAELASLLERSQSYISDVERGGRRLDLLQLREYCQACDQDLVGFVRRFEKAIAVRGPSSAGRASR
- a CDS encoding helix-turn-helix domain-containing protein — translated: MSPKSIHKAEYKVLQGLLREMRIKAHPNQADLAALLGRKQSYVSDVERGSRRMDLLQLRDFCLACDQDLVGFVSRFEEKIAGGPNRLAL